From Sphingomonas sp. PAMC26645:
CGCCGCCTGACGCGCTGCTCGATAGCGGATGGGGTGTGTCGCTAGCGCAGATGTGATCGGATCGGGCCCTTACCCGTTCGTGCTGGGCGAAGTCGAAGTACCGGCGCTTAAACCGCGCCTTCGACTTCGCTCAGGGCGAACGGAAAAGGGCGATGCAATCGGTTTCGAAACTGCTCTAAGGCCGAGGCAATGCTGTCGCGCCTCGTCCTTACCGATTTTCGCAATCACGCCGACCTGACGCTGACGCCGGGACCAGGGTTCGTCGTGCTGACCGGCGAGAATGGCGCGGGCAAGACGAATATCCTGGAGGCGGTGTCGCTGCTCGCCCCCGGCCGCGGGCTGCGGAGGGCTGCACTAGGCGAGATGGCACAACAAGGCGGGGCAGGTGGCTTCGGCGTAGCAGCCATCTTATTCCCCTCCCGCTTGCGGGAGGGGTTAGGGGAGGGCGCGACGTACGTACTGGCGTCCGGCGTCGAGGAAAACGCGCCCCTCCCCCGACCCCTCCCGCAAGTGGAAGGGGAGTCAGAAGTGCAGGGGCAGATACAGACTTCAGGCGAAGTCGACGTCGCCACCGGCACGCTAGCCTCCGCCCCGGAACGCCGCATCGTCCGCATCCAGGGCGCGACCACCACCGCCAACGCACTTGCCGAGTGGCTCATGATTCTGTGGCTCACCCCCGCGATGGACCGCCTCTTCGTCGCCCCCGCGGGCGATCGTCGCGGCTTTCTCGACCGCCTCACGCTAGCGCTCGCCCCGAGCCACGCCCACCACGCCGCCCGCTACGACGCCGCGATGCGCGCGCGAAACCGCCTGCTCGCCGACGAAGGCCGCCCCGACGGCGACTGGCTCTCAGCACTCGAAGCGCAGATGGCCGAGCATGGCGCCGCCGTCGATGCGGCCCGGCGCGAGACTGTCACCCTGCTCGGGACGAGGCTTGCGCATCAGGACGACGGCCCGTTCCCGCGCGCCGGCCTGACGCTCGAAGGCTGGGCCGGCGACCCGACGCGCCTGCAAGCCGACCTCGCCCAGGGCCGCGCGCGCGATGCCGCTGCCGGGCGCACGCTCAGCGGCCCCCACCGAGTCGACCTCATCGTCACCCACCTCGACAAGGCGCGAGCGGCCTCGCTCGCCTCGACCGGCGAGCAGAAGGCGCTCCTCCTCAGCATCGTGCTCGCCCACGCTGACCTCGTCGCCGAACGCACCGGCCAGCCCCCCGTCCTGCTTCTCGACGAGGTCGCCGCACATCTCGACCCATCCCGCCGCGCGGCGCTGTTCGCGCGGCTCGCAGGCCGCGGCCAGGTGTGGATGACCGGCACCGAAGACGCGCTGTTCGACGCGATCGGCCCCCAGGCAACGCGGATCGCGGTCGGGCGTTAGGCTGAACGCGCGCTGTCGAGCAGGCTCACCGCGCGTTCAAGCGGGCGCGGGCAAAGCTCCGTCTATCGAAGATACGGAGAGACGATGATGACCCGGAATTTCACGCGCGTAGCCCTTGGCGTCCTGATGGTCGCAGCAACCACCGCCCCCGTTTTCGCGCAAGCCCGCGACAATGGTCGCTACGACATGAGCCGTGCCCCCTGGTTACGCCCCGGCTATCGCCTGGAAGGTGCAGGCGTGCCGGTGCTCTTCCCCGAACTGCGCAATACGCGGCGCGGCATCGCGTTCGTGATGCCGAACTTCGACGCGAACGGCGATGGCCGGATCAGCCCGCGGGAGGCCGACGACGCCAACCGCGAATTCGGGCGCATTGCAGGCCCCCGCCGCGACCGCTTCGACTGGGATGCATACGGCCGTGACCCGCGCGGCTATCGCGGCGACCGCGGCGGCACCACGGTGGTCGAGACCGTGACCACCTGGGACCGCGGCGCAATGCGCAACTACGGCTTCCGCCAGACGCCGCGCGGCGCGACGCTGACGCTGCAGGAGGACGTGCTGTTCCGCACCGACAGCGCCGTGCTCCGCCCCGGCGCGATCGAGAAGCTGCGGCCGCTCGCTCGCTATTTGCGCGGCAACCCCGGCGTCCGCGTGGCGATCGACGGCTTCACGGACTCGCGCGGCACCGATGCGCATAACCAGGACCTTTCCGAACGTCGCGCGGCCAGCGTCCGCCAGGCGTTCGACGACATGGACGTCGTCCGCGCCCGCTTCAGCGTCGTCGGCCACGGCGAGAACCAGCCCGTCGCGACCAACGCAACGCCGGCTGGCATGCGCCTCAACCGCCGCGTCGAAGTGACCCTACTAGGCCAGCGCGCCGACCGCTTCTGAAGCCGGTCTCCCTCGCCCCTCCGGGGAGAGGGAAGGGGCCCGCCGCGCTTGCGGTGGGAAGGGAGAGGGGAGTGGGGCTCGCAAGGCTGATCCCAACTCCCCCTCACCCTTCCGTCGCCTACGGCTCCTCCCTCCCTCTCCCCAGAGGGAGAGGGACAAGCCTGACCCAACCTGTACCACCCCGGCGAAGGCCGGGGCCCAATTGGCGGACATTGCTGACGAAGTGCAGTTCGTCGTTACCGCAACCTTTCCAATTGGACCCCGGCCTCGGCCGGCGCGGTGCTACCTTCGCCGGCGCGGTGCTAGGGTGCGCGCTGTCCTACACAGCCCACCTCTGTCACCATCCCCGCATGGTGATCCCAACCCCCTCGAAACCAGCCCGCCCGACCCTCGAAGTGCACACGCGCCGCAAAACGCTCCCAGCGTCTGCACTTCGTGCACTTCCGGCGCGGCACGCCTCGCCCCTACAGGCCATTTCGCTTCCGTTTCGGCCCTCGAATGCCTATATACTCGGCATGGCATCCAACCCCGAAACCAACAATCCCAACCTCCCGAACATGGGCGACTATGGCGCGGACTCGATCAAGGTCCTGAAGGGCCTCGACGCAGTCCGCAAACGCCCCGGCATGTATATCGGCGATACCGACGACGGTTCGGGCCTCCACCACATGGTGTTCGAGGTCAGCGACAACGCGATCGACGAGGCGCTCGCCGGGCACTGCGACCGGATCGACATCGTCCTCAACGCCGACGGATCGGTCTCCGTCACCGACAACGGCCGCGGTATTCCCACGGGCATTCACACCGAGGAAGGCGTGTCCGCAGCCGAGGTCATCATGACCCAGCTCCATGCTGGCGGTAAGTTCGAGAACACCAGCGACGAGAACGCGTACAAGGTCTCGGGCGGCCTGCACGGCGTCGGCGTCTCGGTCGTCAACGCGCTCAGCGAATGGCTCGACCTGACGATCTGGCGCAACGGCGAGGAGCATTACATGCGCTTCGCATTCGGCGATGCGGTCGCGCCGTTGAAGGTCGTCGGACCCGCAACCGAGGGTCAAAAAGGCACGCGCGTTACCTTCTTCCCGTCGCCCGCCACCTTCAAGATCACCGATTTCGACTTCGACAAGCTCGAACACCGGTATCGCGAGCTCGCGTTCCTCAACTCGGGCGTCCGCCTGTTCCTCAGCGACGCGCGACACGAGGAAATGAAGACCGTCGAGCTCTATTACGAGGGCGGTATCGCCGCGTTCGTAAAGTATCTCGATCGCGCC
This genomic window contains:
- a CDS encoding DNA replication/repair protein RecF, which gives rise to MLSRLVLTDFRNHADLTLTPGPGFVVLTGENGAGKTNILEAVSLLAPGRGLRRAALGEMAQQGGAGGFGVAAILFPSRLREGLGEGATYVLASGVEENAPLPRPLPQVEGESEVQGQIQTSGEVDVATGTLASAPERRIVRIQGATTTANALAEWLMILWLTPAMDRLFVAPAGDRRGFLDRLTLALAPSHAHHAARYDAAMRARNRLLADEGRPDGDWLSALEAQMAEHGAAVDAARRETVTLLGTRLAHQDDGPFPRAGLTLEGWAGDPTRLQADLAQGRARDAAAGRTLSGPHRVDLIVTHLDKARAASLASTGEQKALLLSIVLAHADLVAERTGQPPVLLLDEVAAHLDPSRRAALFARLAGRGQVWMTGTEDALFDAIGPQATRIAVGR
- a CDS encoding OmpA family protein, producing the protein MMTRNFTRVALGVLMVAATTAPVFAQARDNGRYDMSRAPWLRPGYRLEGAGVPVLFPELRNTRRGIAFVMPNFDANGDGRISPREADDANREFGRIAGPRRDRFDWDAYGRDPRGYRGDRGGTTVVETVTTWDRGAMRNYGFRQTPRGATLTLQEDVLFRTDSAVLRPGAIEKLRPLARYLRGNPGVRVAIDGFTDSRGTDAHNQDLSERRAASVRQAFDDMDVVRARFSVVGHGENQPVATNATPAGMRLNRRVEVTLLGQRADRF